Part of the Solanum pennellii chromosome 10, SPENNV200 genome is shown below.
GCAAAGAAAGAAGCAAGACAGCAACAATAAAAGTATAAAGCATCAATGACATGATATCATGTAGGATATGCAACAGAGAAAACATAATCTCCTGATTCTTCTTGGCCACTAATGGAaggtaaatataaaattttacgTCACCTTATATAAGTACTTGGACGGAAACATAGTTTAATGCATCTAAATCACTTGAATTTGATAAAGTCGTATAGATTAACGACAGATTCCAAGATCATAAGTTGCAAACAGAGAGTAAAGGCTGCTATACCAAGCAACTGCCATCCAACTAGCAGGCGAAAGGTCGACACTTCTCAATGACATTAGTCCAGGGTATCTTTCAGCAAAGCCATTAATCTGAAAGGCAACATGAACTGGTGTTAGACTCGcataaatcaaaagaaagaaacatattCTTAAACATACAAACCACATATTTCACATGGTTTTAATACTCTTATCATCATAAAATAGCATTACATCAATCTAACTTCATAAAGAAAGAACATATGCTTCTAATTATATATCAGATGATATGATATTATGCTACTGATGGTTTCGGGAAAAAACTGTAAAAAGGGCATATATTAGTTGATTATACAATTAAAACAGATTAAGAGGCAGACGAAACTGCAACACTCTACATGATGAACTACAATAAATATATCTAATTCTACCACATAATTTCCCAGTCATTATAAGCAGCGAGAAAAGTAACTAACACCTAACATGGTAACAATCCATAACTCAATATAGATTTCCTTATCGCATAAAAAAATGACATGATTTGGTAAAGATGATACCTTATCCATTAGAGGAACTCTTCCATACGGGGTACATCTCTCAAAATACTGAAAATATAGGTAGCCCAACCTATCATTCGTTCTGCTTAAGCTATCTTGTTCAACTACACCTTCCTCAGAAGAGCATCCGTCCCACCTCGATAGCTTTTCATTCTCGCTCTCTTCACTTAACGAATCGCTGAAAGAATCCCTCATCTCGCAAACAAATTCGGCCTCCTCCCTAAAAGGAACAAAcatttttacaaaatcattGTAATTTGACATGTCATAACAGTGTCAGTTTTACCTGTTCATTCTTCTGCATAACCATTATTGACCTTAGTTGGTTTACCAAGTAATCAAGAAACTACTGAAGGAGTCAACTTCAGGAAACACatgatcaccaaaaaaaaaggaacaattcTAAAACCAGTGTAACTTCAACAGAAAGCAAGAAACCACCTTTACAAATTTTGACCAGCTCAACATAGTGCATAAACATTCAACCTTCCAACTTTTAGAAATATACTAAAAAAAGCAAGAAcaccaccccaccccacccccacccccaatCCAAACCAAATTCTAGTGCTACAATCAACAAGCTTATGAAGGACTAAACTTCAGGAAACAcgtgattatcaaaataaacaacaattCAAAAACCAGTGTAAACTTCAACAGAAATCAAGAAACCACCTTTTCCAAATTTTGACCAGCTCACATAGTTCATAAGCCTTAACCTTAGAGGCAGAGCTAGGATTTTCATCAAGGAGTTCAATATCTActatatttacataaaaaaattcagaTGAATCCCCTAGGCCTCCACCTGACTCCATTTGTGATCAAGCTTTCCAATtctaagaaaaacatttaaagaAGCAACAACCCCCTAACCCCCAAACAACAACCAAATTCTAGTGTTATGATCAAATTGAGATAAAACAAGAATGTATACAAAAGGGGTATACCTTAAAAAGTTTGCAGGTGAAGTGCTGGTAAAGATTTGAATTGCTGAGAGATAAGGAACATAATATTGAACCAAAGTTTCCCCTGTATCCAATCTAATAGGTATTCCAGCCCCATAAGCACTCCATTCATCAAAACAATTCCAAAGATCAGCCAACTTGAAATATTCCACCTTTTCCCTTTCCCATGGATGCCATAGCCTATTCAGGTTTCTAATCTCACTCTAcaccaacaaaaataaaataacatataaacacaaaattatacacacaaacaagaaataaaattttatcaaataaaaaacaaaccTTGGCTAGAAACTGAGATGGGACTAATGGGGTTGTACAATTAAGAAAACAATCAAGATTTGATTGCATTGAACCCTTTTCCATTGTCATTaattatacaaaagaaaaaacacaaaaaagaaagagagaaattgagaaaaaaaattaaagaaaaaaaaaacagaaacttttttctctctttctctctcaccAAAGAATGgaagagacaaaaaaaaaacagggtAAGAGAAGAGGAGAGATAATAACgggattttatgtattatatatggaaacacaaaacataaagttttgatttttatgcTTCCGGTGACCGGAAACCGATGATTCCGGCGAGATTTTCTGACAACAGTCAAAACCCACAAGCTAAAATTAACACAAATTTCAGCTAAAACTTTTCAAGATTACACAAACCCAAGAAAAAACAGAGacttttctttgattttcaGAGAAATTAACACAACCCCACAAAGCAAAAATATTACCCGCGAGTTCCGGCAAACagatttaagaagaaaataagaaaaagtttGGACTTTAGGAAGACATTTGTGTGACGCGAAGAAAACAGCGAAAATTAAGGTGGTGAGATAAAATTTTACTAAcactctttttatatataatataaagtgtGACGAGTAAACTcgtcaaaaaaaataagagggTGTTGCtcgaataataataattttatatttttagtctAAAATTATAACTTATGAATATAATCAAGATTCATTAAACGAAAATGATTGAATAGAATTGAGGTAAAATATTAAgtgtttctttatatttataattacagGTCTTGGATTTAATTTTTAGtatgaaaaaattgttttcatttgaaagtatttagtgtttaatatgaatttgaattttaatatgaatatcgaatagaaaataaaaaaaattatagaagagaAGGTGATTTTCGTAtataaggatttttttttttggtttagggGTCATGATTCACgtaaatagattattttttggtatggtaattaaaagttatttgcaaattatttttcttatatttaaaaataaaattagaaattaaaatatcCTTATTTGAGCGTTAAATAGTAAAGCAATATTAATAACTatgacaaataattataaattattaaattttacattatatTCAATCTAGTGTTTATGTTAGtcaattcacaatttttttttaatttttacgaTTTCAAGCTTCATAACATTATCACACGGATCTTaacaaattgataaaatttagtattatatagaaaatatttaatatttattaagttactgATAAATCATATTggatcaatataattttttctatcgactttgaaaaatatgttaggCTTCTTTAACAAAAGGACATGTATATTTTTCGATGGATTAGACAAATTGATTTAATAGTTATTTATGGTTCCttaagtaatattattttattatacttcaatttataattttttgaaataatttctttaCCCATAAGTTATTACCTATTCAAtcatttattgttatttaaggTTGAAATGttaaactttatatttaaaggtaatatatttaattataatctAAATATAACATACTGTTAtataacaattttatatatttaatttttaaaggtttatGACTTATGAAATCAAGACTCGTTGAAAGGAAAGGGATCCATCCATAAGTATTGAGATATAATGATAAAagtctattttaaaatttataattgaaggttttgtatttaatattaatatttttgtttggaAGCATTATAATgtttaatatgaatttaaattttaatataaatatcaaacagAAAATAAGAGAAGgctttacataaatatattatatcttgtattggtatttaaaagtcatttgcaaattATTTTTCCTATGTTTAAtgataaatgaaattaaaatatctttagtTGAGTGTCAAATATAGTTTAACAATATTAATAATTGTGACATGAAAATCCTAATAAATCAATAAGATTTTACGctatattatgaaaattataataaattaataagattttatgctacattataattatgttgatcAAACTtacaaatttcttttaattgttATGGTTTCAAAGTTAATAGCAGTATCATACAAATcatgacaaactaataaaatttaatgttataaaatatttgaaaattactcATAAATTATATTGGATCATATAAGTTTTTTAATCGACTTGAATTATATTATAGCTCGTTCATAATCTTGTAAAAATACATTAAGCTTCTATAACAAGGATAAATATGTCTTTTGACTGATTAGACAATTTAATTTGAAGTAGTATTTTTGATCCCTTAAATTAGACACATTTAgtttttaacttcttttgaaatatatacatttttaatttccttacttacgaatatttataaaatattaactagTTAATCTTTCATGATTATGTAAAATTGATGTATTTACTTCATATttaaagataatatatttaactATGGTCAAAATATagcacatttttattttaaaaaagttaatattatatattttaattaattgatgattaaataaattatatgatttgtGTATATAAATAAGACAAGAGTTTTGAAGATTTAACGTTAATTAGTGCATGTCTATTTCAATTATTAATGAATCTTTTGTTTTATacttttctttcttactttcttttatggtttattttattttattattattactttttggAAACTTTTGAAATATAGCATAAAGTAGAAAATCTTTTTACCAAATATTTCGTATTCCCTCTATTTCCTTTTAAGAATTTAACACATTCACctttaaaaaacttaataatataaattaaatttaaaaaatcaacaaaggtCCCTTTAGTGTATATTATATGCacagaaaaatgaaaaaaaatattttttagaaatttatttaatatttattaaacaaTGATTATTGTAgaataattttaatatcttcttgattttattaaaaaaaaatactacttCGATTAAAAATGTTCAAGTGctaaaaatcacttaaaatgGGTGAAGTAATTACATCACTATTGATCATTTacgaattatataaattcatttacgaatatatataaaattcaacAATTATTAAATAACCATTAATTTATCGAACACAACCATTAACATATGTTTTAGGAACACTCCTTTTAATAACTATACATAAAGCACATTAATTTCATGTTCTCTTTTGAACCAcgtttttaattttgatttacttatttttttaaaaaaaatcacaatttgaaaattaagaaatttataacattgaaaattagttaactaggccaacacaaaaaaaaaaacgagacaaaaaattaaacatgaagCATGTAATAAAATACTCTCTTTTTATATTAGTaacaaattctttttaataaaaagtagggataatgcacaagtactccctcaatctatgcctaaaatttcagagacacatttatactatactaaggtcgtattatccctgaacttattttattaataatttctacccatttttggcctacgtgacactatcttgtgggtccaacgctggttgacttttttttttcaagttagtgtcacgtaggccgaaaacgggtagaaaattacttataaaataaatttaggagataataggaccttaatataacATAAGCGTGTCTCTTTGAATTTCgaacataggttgaggggatacttgtgtATTTTCCTGAATGTAACTTTTGTGACATGTGTTTAACCTTTGTATTTGTGTGAAACATTTAGGCATATTTCGATCGATTTAAAATTAGATTggtttgaaattaaattttgtctttgaatataaagttttaattttttatgttgtatttttattgtatatattcaAAGTTAATaagttgtaaaaaaaattaattattatacaattttatcaaTGGGCAAATTAGAGTACAATTTATAGATAAGATACTGAGAAATCTTAAAATATTGcattgataaattaaataacatatttttatttttttttataaataaatgtgtGTTATTACAAAATGTTACatacttataattttataaacatTTAGCATtgaacaataattttaaaattgtattttctCTGTAAACATAATAATCTAACCATTTATGTATactataaaaaatttcttaatttctaCACCATTTTACCAAatgaataaatcataatttataaaataagatattgaAATATGCGAAGGCAATGCATTAATAAATTACATAGctctatatattatttataaataaatatttagaattataaattttcaaatacacacCATATTATAAAGATTttctaattaataatatatagtaGGAGCTACTATACTTTAAGATAATCATTTCATATGGTACAAATAATCTCTACacatcaaatataaattattatttaaaaaaattgaagtgataatttaatttattttctcacaaaataatattatcaatTATACACAGAATTGTTTGTGATGGAACATAATTGGGAAAAGCTTTTCTCTTGATTCTCTAATAATATTGGAATCCTTTCCTTTTATTGATTCTTCGAATCTTGCCAAAAACCAAAGCAAATTGATTGAATAATTGGAGTAAACAATCCttcaatttgttttctttgttttttggaaaaagagtctgatataccccttaactttgtcatttggagcagatatacccctcgttataaaagtggctcatatatgcccttactgttatacaaacggctcacatatacccctgccgttacaaaatggctcacatatacccttcatttaacggaagttaaaaaattagttttaaatttatatgtattacttctaatttattaaaaaaaatatttagaggtATAAAtaattcttctatcaaagttcaaggtatattttaatttttttcatgcataaattattttttgacttcttttattataattatttgagtttcttattcttattttatttttttctttcattccttagtttaaagaaaaaaaaattaaactatttttttgtgtgtattgtaatttaatttcgtattcgaagaaaaaatctggtcatctacaataagttttacaaaaatgtTAGTGAAAcgtaaataaatttgattatcaaaataataattataaattagtcattgaaacaaaaaaaagtcaaaaaaaatatgtttgacgaggattaaatttactcatatgagattatattttttagaaaaaaataataaaaattttagattaaaattattttttttttcatttccgttagaggaaaagggtatatgtgagccatttgttaacaagtaggggtatatatgagccactttcataacaagggatatatcagctctaaatgacaaagttcaggggtatatcagacccttttcccttgttttttttaaatagggTTCTGATGATTGATGCTCGACCTATATTATATCTATCTTAAAGTTATCATGATTAATTTGAACTTATGCTAACTTAAGGCTCATTAAGAAGGAAAttattcacataaaaaaaattaaattctaacATTTTTGATTAAGGACGGAAGAATAAGATAACTTGTATAGCcttcttgaaaacctttttACTAATGAATAATAACTAGACAAAATTATGGCAACTATCAAAACAaagaattttgttttaattgttaattacaTTAGGAATAAAGTACTGAAGTTAAAAGTTATAGAAGTGAAGATGTTGCGATAAATATATGGGCATATTAGAAGAATGGAAATTAGAAACGAGGATATTTGAGACAAGATATGCGTGGTTTTAGTAGAGGACAACATATTGAACGCAAGGATTGAGATTGTTTAGGCATATAAAGAGAAGTTGTACATACGCCCCAATGCGACGAGTGAGATGTTCATGATGGTTACTGAGAATATGACTTTATAGAAGGCCGTGGAAATGTGGAGAGTACGAATTAAGTTAGAAGGGTAATAGGCACAAGTTGTAGAATTGCTTCGGTAGTTGTTTGTCTTTTAATATCTGTTATTACTTATTGGTTTTTTGTACTTTagctatcattttattttgttgtagttaTTGCCCCTTTTACTATCTATTATTTATTACTACTAtctattttttcttgtatttcttttactcttttttGGATTACGTTGGACTAAATTTCTTTATGACGATTTATTGAAAACACATTTTTTATCTCTGAGgtaggtatatttatattaattttttatattattattattgttttttttttcatttgatagaCTCGGTTTAAGAAAATCAATACATATAATGCAtagtatttgttttaaatatatttaatatttaaacttaaagaaagtaaaataagtaaaattttataattggCCAACATACTATAAGtttctctatatatatgtataaaatataatgtcTTCAGTATCAAgtgtatatttttataattctcTGTAAAATATGTCGTTCAAAAATTTTAcatgtattattaatttaatttaatttaaatttatgagaTAGGATCTAGTATGTCCTATTACCAAATTATTTTAGAGTAGCACAAAGCTAATACATCCAAAATTCAATTTCTATAACATTCATTTAAGTTGTCAACATCGTAAGTTTTTTAAGATAAACTTTGTTCCACaataataaaagagatatttagtgagaaaaattttctttttaatgataatattataattagttTTAACAGTAATTAGTGTAATATCATTATATTCGGAATTGCAAAAGcttttatgatatttatatagaatgttgattataaatattatattatattattactgCTAAATAATTACCgcaatatcttttatttattatagtgTTATGTGCTCTTATAAGGATTGGTTTTAGACATCAAACCtaattttaatatctttaatATTACATTTTCTTCACCAACATTTTGATTTTTGCATAAATActaggaaaaaaaatacttgaatatgtacctttcaataaataattattaattttagcaatattttttatttattactatttatagtaatgttatgttaaatctgcaatatatattaaaagtaagTTATGTAtagctatttttttttctaaatttattgtGCTTGTTTGGTAAGAAACTGACACATTGTATTACTAGTgcattaaaatatatgataattgcattatacatcaataaaacttatttatatatgaataataatttgttctttgtaatatgtattaaaattatattataaatatattaaaagtgatcaagtgaaaaaaaaatattattataaataataaatatttttttttacaacattataattaatttgtCACCATAAAATACACATGGCTTACAATAAATCACTAGTACTAACTGAATAAAATTTTGCTTCTAACGTAGAGACAAATTAAATTAGGGACCATTCTcccaatataataataattattattactatatatattttctctatttGTTTTCATTTGTACATACTCTAATTTAACATGAGATTTGTACAAAATGGACCTATAAAAATGACTTGGCAAGCAATAGGATCTTATCTATATGTAAAAAAACACGTTTTTTTCCTCACATAATAAGGGGACCATATTATATTAATTGCAAAAGCTTGGTgtcaaaaattacaaaaataaataaataaattatctgtatatatatgtagtaaatataaaaaagtttattttatttttttatatatttaattcttTGTATTATGAATTTTGTTAGTGAAAAATTTCGACTTCACTAATCTGATAGATCTATATGAGAGTGTATATAAATAATCTATTTGAACGTATcaataataagtaaaaagatatgtgaatcaaaatttataatgaataaatcaaaaaaaatttatcaaaaattaaaaaaatacataccaTTACGATCACAATAATTCTTGTCTTTTGTATTGTCATTTTACAATGGTATATAATAATTtggagttatttttatttatgttgttttttttaagtaaagAACACGTTTATTTTCACATAcgatatatttataattttttataatatggtCCAGTGTGGGGCTATTGCAAGGTTTTGGAaagaggaaaaggaaaaataaaaataaatacctttcaaaacaaacaaataaaataatgaacaGTTTAGAAgcaaaaatccttttttttttctttttgtttttgttaatttgtGACACTTTTGGATTATTGCATTTAGAGTAGATCTTAATTTGATTATGTgtttctttttacttttctattctatatactttgtatatatatataaataatgataataaaaagataataccTAGATAATCTCTTAAACGCCATAAATATTATAAGATAGATATTCAAATTTTACCTAGTGATCGACAttgaaatttaacaaatatgtatctttttaaaataaatctaaattagAAATcgaacaataataacaaaaaaaaattctattgaaAGTGTTTTAGTTCTATAATAAAATGTCAAAAACAATATCTAAGGACAAATCAGAGCCTATCTGATCAAGTTTCTAAAATTCATTTactgattttattaaaaaattaaaaaaaaatatctttaaacaTCAATTGATATTGGGCCAAGCTTTTGAAAACGGGCAACTTTTACatatagtaaataaaaaaatttatatttgtatgttatagcaaagtttgcataattgcgctctatAGCAAATATATAACTGTATAATacgttatacatatacaactgtataattcgttggcctcgctatacatatacaattgtatgattcgcCGGCCTagattgtataattcgctggcctattcactgcaattgtataatttgctggcctatttcgctgcaatatgtgtataaaatttgctttgcatacaattgaatcgaagtaaaatgtttgtatattgtataataataagtgtataggaagaatatatatatttttctctcgctttatacaaaaacagaaacacaatttatacacttctgttgtataaagcgagagaaaattgtatttcactgcaattgtataattcgctggcctttttcgctgcaatatttgtataaaatttgcatttgtatacaattgaatcgaagtaaaatgtttgtaaattgtataattaagtgtatagcacgaagatatatatttttgcatgtgtatatacaattttctctcgctttatacaaaacagaaacagaatttatacacttgttgtataaagcgagagaggcgagcagagggagagtagcgagcgagaatgggagagtggaGAGCGAGagttttgggagagagacgacTGGCAAACTTTgacaaacgtttgctatggggcacaattaaatcaaacagtagctactccatttattttaagttattagtttgctattatatacaattatccctttaaataacttatttttctcaaaactatttttcaaatcaacacaattaaagaaacaatatatttaaattctttttatgaaaaaatagtttttctattttcataaatatttatttctctcaattttttttataaaaatacttttttaaaaaataaataaaataaagacgcATAGACACACTTTGGCATTATTGTATGATTCATGATGATTCTGAGTTTCTGACAAATactgaaaaataatgaaaacagatgttactccctccgttttaaAAAAGATGATCTAGTTTAACTTGAAacagaatttaagaaaagaaaaaatattttttaatcttggagttaatacctcagatggtcactcaactttgcactattctctcagaaagtcactcaactttcaattttccctcaaaagtcactcaactatgcactcttctctcagaaagtcactcaactttc
Proteins encoded:
- the LOC107032216 gene encoding uncharacterized protein LOC107032216; the encoded protein is MTMEKGSMQSNLDCFLNCTTPLVPSQFLAKSEIRNLNRLWHPWEREKVEYFKLADLWNCFDEWSAYGAGIPIRLDTGETLVQYYVPYLSAIQIFTSTSPANFLREEAEFVCEMRDSFSDSLSEESENEKLSRWDGCSSEEGVVEQDSLSRTNDRLGYLYFQYFERCTPYGRVPLMDKINGFAERYPGLMSLRSVDLSPASWMAVAWYPIYHIPMGRTIKDLSTCFLTFHTLSSSFQDMDLEDDMENGSRKRKEGENISLPPFGLATYKMQGDVWISDRSGRDQERLMSLFSVADSWLKQLGVQHHDFNYMSIRRG